In one window of Pristiophorus japonicus isolate sPriJap1 chromosome 9, sPriJap1.hap1, whole genome shotgun sequence DNA:
- the LOC139273655 gene encoding histone H2B 1.2-like, which produces MPEEKKSVTAKKGAKKVIKKTPPKGGKKRRKSRKESYSIYIYKVMKQVHPDTGISSKAMGIMNSFVNDIFERIAGEASRLAHYNKRRTISSREIQTAVRLLLPGELAKHAVSEGTKAVTKYTSSK; this is translated from the coding sequence atgcctgaagagaagaaatcagttactgccaagaaaggcgccaagaaagtgatcaagaaaacaccaccaaagggcggtAAGAAGCGCaggaagtcgaggaaggagagttactccatctacatctacaaagtgatgaagcaggttcaccccgacaccggcatctcctccaaggccatgggcatcatgaactcttttgtgaacgatattttcgagcgcatcgcaggtgaggcttcccgcctggcccattacaacaagcgccgcaccatcagctcccgggagatccagaccgccgtgcgtctGCTGctacccggggagctggccaagcacgccgtatcggaagggacaaaggcggtgaccaagtacactagctccaagtaa
- the LOC139273661 gene encoding histone H4, whose amino-acid sequence MSGRGKGGKGLGKGGAKRHRKVLRDNIQGITKPAIRRLARRGGVKRISGLIYEETRGVLKVFLENVIRDAVTYTEHAKRKTVTAMDVVYALKRQGRTLYGFGG is encoded by the coding sequence ATGTCTGGTCGCgggaaaggaggcaaaggactgggtaaaggcggagccaagcggcaccgtaaagtgctccgtgataacatccagggcatcaccaaaccagccatccgccgcttggctcgccgtggcggtgtcaaacGGATCTCGGGCctcatctacgaggagacccgcggggtgctgaaggtttttctggagaatgtgatcagggatgcggtcacctACACTGAACACGCCaaacgcaagacggtcactgccatggatgtggtgtacgctctgaaacggcagggccgcactctctatggattcggcggctga
- the LOC139274119 gene encoding histone H1-like, whose product MTDTSAAETAPSAAAAQAKAPRKKKKAAPRSKPAGPTLGEQILKVVTDGSDRKGMSLAAIKKALAAKGVDVEKRGSQIRFSIKRNVTNGFLLQTKGTGASGSFKVAKKENQGKVGRKVKKPAAKNSPAKKPAAKKSPAKKPAAKKSPAKKPAAKKSPAKKPAAKKSPAKKTSTKKALTVKKSAKAAAGKKAAAAKPKSPKKASGAKVKAAKKVGKPRAKAKSTKPKKPALKK is encoded by the coding sequence ATGACTGACACTTCAGCCGCCGAAACAGCTCCTTCTGCCGCCGCCGCTCAAGCCAAGGCCCCCCGCAAGAAGAAGAAGGCAGCTCCCCGCTCCAAGCCAGCCGGCCCCACGTtgggcgaacagatcctcaaggttgtgaccgatggcagcgatcgcaaggggatgtctctggccgcgataaagaaggctctggcggccaaaggcgtggatgtggagaagcgcgggtcccagatcaggttcagtatcaagaggaatgtgacaaatggcttcctgctgcagaccaagggcacgggcgcctcgggctccttcaaagtcgctaagaaggaaaaccaggggaaagtgggaaggaaggtgaagaaaccagcagccaagaactctccagccaagaaaccagcagccaagaaatctccagccaagaaaccagcagccaagaaatctccggccaagaaaccagcagccaagaaatctccggccaagaaaccagcagccaagaaatctccggccaagaaaacgagcaccaagaaggcgcTAACAGTAAAAAAGTCAGCGAAAGCGGCGGCTGGGAAGAAGGCGGCAGCGGCgaagcccaagagccccaagaaggcctcgggcgcaaaggtgaaggcggccaaaaaggtggGAAAACCGAGGGCCAAGGCCAAATCAACAAAACCCAAGAAACCAGCgctcaaaaagtaa